In Aestuariibaculum lutulentum, one DNA window encodes the following:
- a CDS encoding methyltransferase domain-containing protein, producing the protein MDLSESYWDDRYKTDNTGWDIGHISTPIKTYIDQLTKKDLKILIPGAGNAYEAEYLFHSGFKNVYVIDLSKTALDNIKARVPEFPESQMLHGNFFDLNDHFDLVIEQTFFCAINPELRFKYAEKIHQLLKPNGKLVGLLFDMPLNQTEPPFGGCESDYINYFSPYFNIELSPCYNSITPRHGKEFFIKMTHK; encoded by the coding sequence ATGGATTTATCGGAATCGTATTGGGATGACCGCTATAAAACAGATAATACGGGTTGGGATATTGGTCATATTTCAACCCCTATAAAAACCTATATCGATCAACTTACCAAAAAAGATTTAAAGATTTTAATTCCCGGTGCCGGAAATGCTTACGAAGCGGAATACTTATTCCATTCGGGGTTTAAAAATGTTTATGTTATTGACCTTTCAAAAACAGCTTTAGATAATATTAAGGCTCGTGTTCCTGAGTTTCCTGAAAGCCAGATGCTACATGGTAATTTTTTCGATTTAAATGACCATTTCGATTTAGTTATAGAACAAACCTTTTTCTGCGCCATCAATCCGGAATTACGTTTTAAGTATGCCGAAAAAATTCATCAGCTTTTAAAACCTAACGGAAAACTGGTAGGGCTTTTATTCGATATGCCTTTAAACCAAACCGAACCGCCGTTTGGTGGTTGCGAGTCAGATTACATCAATTATTTCAGTCCATATTTCAACATTGAATTATCGCCTTGTTATAATTCCATCACCCCAAGACACGGCAAAGAATTTTTTATTAAAATGACTCACAAATAA
- the trxA gene encoding thioredoxin → MSNFSEIINQDKPVLVDFFAEWCGPCKMMSPILKDVKETMQDQVSIIKIDVDKNQSIAAKFQVRGVPTLMIFKNGKQLWRQSGVLQKNDLISLLQSYK, encoded by the coding sequence ATGAGTAATTTTTCAGAAATAATAAATCAGGATAAACCTGTTTTGGTCGATTTCTTCGCCGAATGGTGTGGCCCATGTAAAATGATGAGCCCCATACTTAAAGACGTAAAGGAAACGATGCAGGATCAGGTATCCATTATAAAAATAGATGTCGATAAAAATCAGTCGATAGCAGCTAAATTTCAGGTACGTGGCGTACCAACTTTAATGATTTTTAAAAACGGAAAGCAATTATGGCGTCAGTCTGGCGTGCTTCAAAAGAATGATTTAATTTCGCTTTTACAATCATACAAATAG
- a CDS encoding heavy-metal-associated domain-containing protein — MQTKIIIQNLKCGGCAKTISNNLSAIETISNIHVDIEKSSVNFDCDSEIDVIKVKTKLKALGYPSIEDDNSFSSKAKSFVSCATGKLSK; from the coding sequence ATGCAAACAAAAATAATTATTCAAAATCTTAAATGCGGAGGTTGCGCTAAAACCATCTCCAATAATTTAAGTGCTATTGAGACTATTTCTAATATTCATGTCGATATAGAAAAAAGCAGTGTAAATTTCGATTGTGACAGTGAAATTGATGTTATAAAAGTAAAAACAAAACTAAAAGCTTTAGGGTATCCTTCAATTGAAGACGATAACAGCTTTTCGTCTAAAGCCAAGTCGTTTGTAAGTTGTGCCACAGGAAAACTTTCAAAATAA
- a CDS encoding rhodanese-like domain-containing protein, protein MSILSFLFGTKDEKITVLSASDFKEHIQKKNVQLIDVRTPNEFKSGSIKNAKNIDIFNSAFTSKCEALKKDQAVYVYCQSGGRSRSASKKLSSMGFTEIYDLQGGISNYR, encoded by the coding sequence ATGTCTATATTATCATTCCTTTTCGGAACAAAAGACGAAAAAATCACCGTACTATCTGCTTCCGATTTTAAAGAACACATTCAAAAGAAAAACGTTCAATTAATAGATGTTAGAACACCTAACGAATTTAAATCCGGATCTATTAAAAACGCGAAAAACATCGATATTTTCAATAGTGCCTTTACATCAAAATGCGAAGCTTTAAAGAAAGATCAGGCGGTTTATGTGTATTGCCAAAGTGGTGGCAGAAGTCGCAGTGCTTCAAAAAAGTTATCAAGTATGGGATTCACCGAAATTTACGATTTACAGGGTGGTATTTCTAACTATCGTTAA
- a CDS encoding MBL fold metallo-hydrolase has product MKIEQIYTGCLAQGAYYIESNGEVAIIDPLREVSPYIKRAEDNNATIKYIFETHFHADFVSGHVTLSKQTGAPIVYGPNANPNFDAIIATDGQEFKLGNITIVALHTPGHTMESTTYLLKDENGNNHAIFSGDTLFLGDVGRPDLAQKAADMTQEQLAGLLFDSLRSKIMPLADDVIVYPAHGAGSACGKNLSKQTVGTIGEQKATNYALRANMTKEEFIQEVTDGLLPPPQYFPLNVKMNKEGYDDIDDVLERGTRPLEPKEFEAIANETAAIILDVRHQNDFVKGHIPRSISIGIDGGFAPWVGALIADVKQPILLVAPEGREEETIIRLSRVGFDNTLGYLKGGFEAWKHNGFEYDTISSISAEEFKAILDKEDVPVFDVRKDGEFKSEHMVNAHHASLDYLNDHLAEFPEDKPFYIHCAGGYRSVIAASILKSRGIHNLVDVAGGYAAIKNAGIPTTNYVCPSTLK; this is encoded by the coding sequence ATGAAGATAGAACAAATATATACCGGATGTTTAGCACAAGGTGCCTACTACATTGAAAGTAATGGTGAAGTCGCTATTATAGACCCTTTAAGAGAGGTATCACCTTACATTAAAAGAGCTGAAGACAATAACGCTACCATTAAGTACATTTTTGAAACACACTTCCACGCCGATTTCGTAAGTGGACACGTAACGCTTTCAAAACAAACAGGTGCTCCTATTGTTTATGGTCCAAACGCAAACCCTAACTTCGATGCGATTATCGCTACCGATGGTCAGGAGTTTAAATTAGGTAACATTACCATTGTGGCTTTACACACTCCAGGACATACCATGGAAAGTACCACATACCTTTTAAAAGATGAAAACGGAAACAACCACGCTATTTTTAGTGGTGACACCTTATTCTTAGGAGATGTTGGACGTCCAGATTTAGCTCAAAAAGCTGCCGATATGACTCAGGAGCAATTAGCCGGGTTACTATTCGATAGTTTACGTTCTAAAATTATGCCGTTGGCAGACGATGTTATTGTATACCCTGCACACGGTGCCGGTTCTGCCTGTGGTAAAAACCTTAGTAAACAAACCGTAGGTACTATTGGTGAGCAAAAAGCAACCAACTACGCCCTACGTGCTAATATGACTAAAGAAGAATTTATTCAGGAAGTTACCGATGGTTTATTACCTCCACCGCAATACTTCCCGTTAAACGTAAAAATGAATAAAGAAGGTTACGACGATATTGATGATGTTTTAGAACGTGGAACCCGACCTTTAGAACCAAAAGAATTTGAAGCCATTGCAAACGAAACCGCAGCCATCATTTTAGATGTACGTCACCAAAACGATTTCGTTAAAGGTCATATTCCAAGATCAATCTCTATAGGTATTGATGGTGGTTTTGCCCCTTGGGTAGGAGCACTTATCGCAGATGTTAAACAACCTATTCTTTTAGTAGCTCCTGAAGGACGCGAAGAAGAAACCATCATCCGTTTATCGCGTGTTGGATTCGACAATACTTTAGGATACTTAAAAGGTGGATTTGAAGCATGGAAACACAACGGTTTCGAGTACGATACCATTTCATCGATTTCTGCTGAAGAATTCAAAGCTATTTTAGACAAAGAAGACGTTCCTGTGTTTGATGTTAGAAAAGATGGTGAATTTAAATCAGAACACATGGTAAATGCACACCACGCCTCTCTTGATTATTTAAATGATCATTTAGCTGAATTCCCTGAAGACAAACCTTTCTACATTCACTGTGCTGGTGGATACCGCTCAGTAATCGCTGCTTCAATTTTAAAAAGCAGAGGTATTCATAATTTAGTTGATGTTGCAGGTGGTTATGCTGCTATTAAAAATGCAGGAATCCCAACAACAAACTACGTTTGTCCTTCTACTTTAAAATAA
- a CDS encoding sulfite exporter TauE/SafE family protein — MTVVEIIGFVGALLIGLVLGLIGGGGSILTVPLLVYLLGFNPIVATAYSLFVVGSSSLVGVIQKAKKNLVDFKTGLSFSFPSFLAVYISRRFLVPAIPQDIFTLNGYTLTKEMAIMVFFAIIMFMAATSMIKTKKEVVENHTKQPYYKTFIQGTTIGVITGLIGAGGGFLYVPALVLWAGLPMKRAVGTSLVIVSLNSIIGFTGDLHTLDIDWTFLLSFSFITILGILIGGYLSKYVSNKKLKTSFGWFVLIMAVYIIIKEFSQH; from the coding sequence ATGACTGTTGTAGAAATTATAGGCTTTGTTGGCGCATTATTAATAGGACTTGTCCTGGGATTAATTGGTGGTGGTGGTTCCATTTTAACCGTTCCACTATTGGTTTACCTTTTAGGGTTCAATCCTATTGTTGCTACTGCCTATTCTTTATTTGTTGTGGGGTCTTCTTCCTTGGTTGGGGTTATCCAAAAAGCGAAGAAAAATTTAGTCGATTTTAAAACCGGATTATCTTTTTCATTCCCATCGTTCTTAGCAGTATACATTTCCAGACGATTTTTAGTACCTGCCATTCCTCAAGACATTTTCACACTTAATGGCTACACTTTAACTAAGGAAATGGCAATCATGGTATTTTTTGCCATCATTATGTTTATGGCGGCAACATCTATGATTAAAACCAAAAAAGAAGTTGTTGAAAACCATACCAAACAACCATATTATAAAACCTTTATCCAAGGAACTACTATTGGGGTTATTACAGGTTTAATTGGTGCCGGAGGCGGATTCTTATATGTTCCTGCATTGGTACTTTGGGCAGGGTTACCTATGAAACGCGCCGTTGGCACATCATTAGTCATAGTATCCCTTAACTCCATTATAGGATTTACTGGTGATTTACACACCTTAGATATAGACTGGACATTCCTTTTATCATTCTCATTTATTACCATACTAGGGATTTTAATTGGAGGGTATCTGTCGAAGTACGTTTCAAACAAAAAACTAAAAACAAGCTTTGGTTGGTTTGTACTAATTATGGCTGTTTACATCATCATTAAGGAGTTTTCACAACACTAA
- a CDS encoding Crp/Fnr family transcriptional regulator, with protein sequence MITELKENYGYLFEDALLNEINNVGTYKEVPEGFQLIDIGEYIKSMPLLVSGAVKILREDDKGDELLLYFIERGDTCAMTLSCCMGQKKSEIRAVAETPTKLIMIPVEKMSEWMGKYKSWLNFILQSYHDRMTELLEAIDSIAFLKMDERLLKYLKDKAMVNHNDEIIVTHQNIAFDLHTSRVVISRLLKSLENEGKIKLNRNNIKILDL encoded by the coding sequence ATGATTACCGAACTAAAAGAAAACTATGGCTATCTCTTTGAAGATGCGCTATTAAACGAAATAAATAACGTTGGAACTTACAAAGAAGTACCCGAAGGATTTCAGCTTATCGATATAGGTGAATACATAAAATCGATGCCTTTATTGGTTAGTGGCGCTGTAAAAATATTAAGGGAAGACGATAAAGGAGACGAACTCCTTCTCTATTTTATAGAACGAGGCGACACCTGTGCCATGACCTTATCTTGTTGTATGGGACAAAAAAAGAGCGAAATTCGTGCCGTTGCAGAAACCCCTACCAAACTTATTATGATTCCGGTTGAAAAAATGAGCGAATGGATGGGAAAATACAAAAGCTGGCTAAACTTCATTCTTCAAAGTTACCACGACAGAATGACCGAGCTTTTAGAAGCCATCGACTCTATTGCCTTTTTAAAGATGGATGAAAGGCTGTTAAAATATCTAAAAGATAAAGCCATGGTAAATCATAATGACGAAATTATTGTAACCCATCAAAACATCGCTTTCGATTTACATACCTCAAGAGTTGTTATTTCAAGATTATTAAAATCCCTTGAAAACGAAGGAAAAATAAAGTTAAACCGAAATAACATTAAAATTTTAGATCTTTAG
- a CDS encoding ApeA N-terminal domain 1-containing protein, with protein sequence MDYYNKYFEGIFWIPDNEDKKIISTLYIDDKGIATITSLQSFEPETSVLHGNKNLALVLGYLNCHDESKTYSIKLYDVYKNYQLTGSLNKFKYTSNLAIITPSFDRNINDRTYNTIMLNSDLINNWVPFTGFNFKTDIEDSFEINHLYKQPDIINLFKNKDFDIYIFFRASSNFKGRRSSSINESVFINIKTAESFEIKSSKNIIASIEHLFNLILFTPFYSNSIELRTTDSINYKLLKRRNKLETNITQKINFKFFKDNSQKIFSKWFEKQVKLELAILNFFSVYGNNEVFVENKFLTYISILENYHKNNIKKDDCLKTRLNYLLKNSCISHNINDIDKFSETLKITRNYHTHLEEKHKEKSLNSLEIHQANYLLEFIIREIFLGEVGIKEPLKIPSNVEKYLVKI encoded by the coding sequence TTGGATTATTACAACAAATACTTCGAAGGAATTTTCTGGATACCTGATAATGAAGATAAAAAAATCATTTCGACTTTATATATAGATGATAAAGGCATAGCAACCATAACCTCTCTGCAATCTTTCGAACCTGAAACTAGTGTATTACATGGAAATAAAAATTTAGCATTGGTTTTAGGATATTTAAATTGTCATGATGAATCAAAAACATACTCAATAAAACTATATGACGTATACAAAAACTACCAATTAACCGGCTCCTTAAATAAATTCAAGTATACATCTAATCTAGCTATAATTACCCCAAGCTTCGATCGCAACATTAATGATAGGACATATAATACAATTATGTTAAACTCAGATTTAATTAACAATTGGGTTCCTTTTACTGGATTTAATTTTAAAACAGATATAGAAGATTCATTTGAAATAAATCATCTGTACAAACAGCCAGACATAATTAATTTATTTAAAAATAAAGATTTCGATATATATATTTTCTTTAGAGCATCATCAAATTTTAAAGGTCGAAGAAGCTCCTCCATAAACGAATCAGTATTTATTAATATCAAAACAGCAGAATCATTTGAAATAAAAAGTTCCAAAAATATTATAGCATCTATAGAGCACCTCTTTAATTTAATCCTATTTACTCCCTTTTACTCTAATTCCATTGAACTAAGAACAACTGATAGTATCAACTATAAATTATTAAAAAGACGAAATAAACTTGAAACAAATATTACACAAAAAATTAATTTTAAGTTTTTTAAAGATAATTCTCAAAAAATTTTTTCTAAATGGTTTGAAAAGCAAGTTAAACTAGAACTAGCTATATTAAATTTCTTTAGTGTGTATGGGAATAATGAAGTTTTTGTAGAAAATAAGTTTCTCACTTACATCTCAATTTTAGAAAACTATCATAAAAACAACATAAAAAAAGATGACTGTTTAAAAACTAGGCTAAATTATTTATTAAAGAATTCTTGCATCAGCCATAATATTAATGATATAGATAAATTTTCCGAAACATTAAAAATAACAAGAAATTATCATACTCATCTTGAAGAAAAACACAAAGAAAAAAGTTTAAATAGTTTAGAAATACACCAGGCTAATTACCTTTTAGAATTTATTATTCGAGAAATATTTTTAGGCGAAGTAGGAATAAAAGAACCACTTAAAATCCCTAGTAATGTGGAAAAGTACTTAGTTAAAATTTAA
- a CDS encoding retropepsin-like aspartic protease — MKIFTLTLSIFISLKVFSQGTEQEFNTLNAYKSCLLKGDKTLIDEIISKDFRFAVYQHPVATNSFKDFIEKARKPNTMYWDAVSEINGQRTCKVHYVFGEKEEISNVVFSKEGKLLYSDYLDQKGFNFNRYGISKKIATFPFIYDRGSIILKAKLNDSDKVLNMLFDTGADGLALKADLQQEIGVKITEARKVFVPGGEMTVNYSSGNTLILDDFVLKNQNMVMFPKIKPGLDGIIGGSNFFRSYITEVNFERHEIILYSFGENDFFKDYNTTTFRYSEGVPTIPLTISSEGNTFESEFILDAGAGYQAIMFGSGTKLQNEDLLVNSMTPLFNTYNVSVGHKTPVQIGLVDSISFAGLTFENSSLAVESYEEARHNGHNVLGSIGIQFLRRFNWVIDLNTYNLYTKMNAEMLPLDFVVNDYLIGFVNNVLVVKRNLTTEEGTDASDKDPLKLWDRIISIEGKLSNELTASEISKLQQKENLTFKVIRKGQPVEVTL, encoded by the coding sequence ATGAAGATTTTTACTTTAACACTATCCATTTTTATTTCACTAAAGGTGTTTTCTCAAGGAACAGAACAAGAGTTTAACACACTTAATGCTTATAAATCCTGTCTACTAAAAGGAGATAAAACTTTAATTGATGAGATTATTTCGAAAGATTTTAGATTTGCAGTCTATCAACATCCTGTGGCAACCAATTCATTTAAAGATTTTATAGAAAAGGCTAGAAAGCCAAATACGATGTATTGGGATGCCGTTTCAGAAATAAATGGACAGCGAACTTGTAAGGTTCACTATGTTTTTGGTGAAAAAGAAGAGATTTCAAATGTAGTATTTTCAAAAGAAGGTAAACTGCTGTATTCTGATTATTTAGACCAAAAAGGTTTTAATTTTAATCGTTACGGAATATCAAAAAAAATAGCAACATTCCCTTTTATTTACGATCGAGGCTCTATTATTTTAAAGGCTAAATTAAATGATTCCGATAAAGTGTTGAACATGTTGTTTGATACAGGAGCCGATGGGTTGGCGTTAAAAGCAGATTTACAGCAAGAAATAGGTGTTAAAATTACTGAGGCTCGTAAAGTGTTTGTGCCTGGTGGAGAAATGACAGTTAACTATTCTTCAGGAAACACATTGATTTTAGACGATTTTGTACTTAAAAATCAAAACATGGTGATGTTTCCTAAAATAAAACCGGGTTTAGATGGAATTATTGGAGGTTCTAATTTTTTCAGAAGTTACATCACAGAAGTTAATTTCGAGCGTCATGAAATTATTCTGTATTCCTTTGGTGAAAATGACTTTTTTAAAGATTACAACACAACAACATTTAGATATTCTGAAGGCGTACCAACCATTCCGCTAACCATTTCTTCTGAAGGCAATACATTCGAATCGGAATTTATTTTAGATGCCGGAGCAGGATATCAAGCCATTATGTTTGGATCAGGAACAAAATTACAAAATGAAGATTTACTGGTTAATAGCATGACACCTTTATTTAATACATATAACGTAAGCGTAGGGCATAAAACTCCGGTTCAAATAGGTTTAGTTGATAGTATAAGTTTTGCCGGCTTAACCTTTGAAAATTCGAGTTTAGCAGTAGAGTCGTATGAAGAAGCAAGACACAACGGGCATAATGTATTGGGGTCTATTGGTATTCAGTTTTTACGCCGATTCAACTGGGTTATCGATTTAAACACCTATAATCTGTACACAAAAATGAATGCAGAAATGTTGCCATTAGACTTTGTGGTTAACGATTATTTAATAGGCTTTGTAAATAATGTGTTGGTTGTAAAGCGCAATTTAACAACAGAGGAAGGAACTGATGCTAGTGATAAGGATCCACTTAAATTATGGGATCGTATTATTAGTATTGAAGGAAAATTGTCTAATGAGTTAACGGCGAGCGAAATTTCAAAATTACAACAAAAGGAAAACTTAACTTTTAAGGTAATTAGAAAAGGACAGCCGGTAGAGGTGACTTTATAA
- a CDS encoding GMC oxidoreductase yields MYDAIVIGTGISGGWAAKELCEQGMKTLVLERGRDVKHVEDYPTWNTDPWEFENRGLNTTEELKKQHKQARTGFVTHPSIKHWFVDDLENPYEEEKRFDWIRGYHVGGRSLTWGRQCLRLSDLDFEANKKENIAVDWPIRYKDIAPWYDKVERFIGVFGESLGLEHLPDGEFLPPMDLNCVETEFRNKIQEQYPDRHLTIGRFANLTGDKNFEGRAKCQYRNRCMRGCPYGAYFSSNASTLPAAEKTGNMTLRPFSIVSKIIYNEKEGKATGVEVVDANTNEKLVFEAKVIFCCASTVASTAILLNSKSDRFPNGLGNDSGELGHNLMDHHFRVGATATVEGFDDKFYKGRRPASFHIPRFRNLNSENKEKSFLRGYGFQGSASRQNWQRAIPELSFGTKLKEDLFKPGPWEIGMSGFGECLPYHENKMMLNYDKLDQWGQPTVKFDCEFKENEKEMRKDMQAQAVAMFEKAGFKNVEGYDIECHPGHAIHEMGTARMGHDPKTSVLNKHNQIHAVPNVYVTDGACMTSSAYQNPSLTYMALTARAAQHAVNQIKGNQDA; encoded by the coding sequence ATGTACGATGCGATAGTTATAGGAACAGGAATTTCCGGCGGATGGGCAGCCAAAGAATTATGCGAGCAAGGCATGAAAACTTTGGTTTTAGAACGCGGAAGAGATGTAAAACACGTTGAAGATTATCCGACTTGGAATACTGATCCGTGGGAATTTGAAAACAGAGGTCTTAATACCACCGAAGAACTTAAAAAGCAACATAAACAAGCCCGAACAGGCTTTGTGACGCATCCATCTATTAAACATTGGTTTGTTGATGATTTAGAAAATCCTTATGAAGAAGAAAAGCGTTTCGACTGGATTCGTGGTTATCATGTAGGCGGACGCTCATTAACCTGGGGACGTCAATGTTTACGGTTAAGCGATTTAGATTTTGAAGCGAACAAAAAGGAAAACATTGCCGTAGACTGGCCTATCAGGTATAAAGATATTGCGCCTTGGTACGATAAGGTGGAGAGGTTTATAGGTGTTTTTGGAGAGTCTTTAGGACTGGAGCACTTACCAGATGGAGAGTTTTTACCGCCTATGGATTTAAATTGTGTAGAAACTGAATTTCGAAATAAAATACAAGAACAATACCCCGACAGGCACTTAACTATTGGGCGTTTTGCCAACCTAACAGGAGATAAAAATTTTGAAGGTCGCGCAAAATGCCAATACAGAAACCGTTGTATGCGCGGTTGTCCGTATGGAGCGTATTTTAGTAGTAATGCATCCACGCTTCCGGCGGCCGAAAAAACAGGAAATATGACTTTACGTCCGTTTTCTATTGTTTCTAAGATTATTTATAACGAAAAAGAAGGCAAAGCTACTGGTGTTGAGGTTGTTGATGCGAACACCAATGAAAAACTGGTTTTCGAAGCGAAAGTTATTTTTTGTTGTGCTTCAACTGTGGCATCAACCGCGATTTTGCTTAATTCAAAATCCGATCGTTTTCCAAATGGTTTGGGAAATGATAGTGGCGAACTGGGGCATAATTTAATGGATCATCATTTTAGAGTGGGAGCCACAGCTACGGTTGAAGGTTTTGACGATAAATTTTATAAAGGCCGTCGTCCGGCGAGTTTTCATATTCCGAGATTTAGAAATTTAAATTCCGAAAATAAAGAGAAAAGCTTTTTACGAGGTTACGGCTTTCAAGGTAGTGCGAGCCGACAAAACTGGCAACGTGCCATTCCGGAGTTAAGCTTTGGTACAAAACTTAAAGAAGACTTGTTTAAACCGGGACCTTGGGAAATTGGTATGTCTGGTTTTGGTGAATGTTTACCGTATCATGAAAATAAGATGATGTTGAATTACGACAAATTAGACCAATGGGGGCAACCTACTGTAAAGTTTGACTGTGAGTTTAAAGAAAACGAAAAGGAAATGCGTAAAGACATGCAGGCACAGGCTGTAGCGATGTTTGAAAAGGCAGGATTTAAAAATGTGGAAGGTTACGATATTGAGTGTCATCCGGGCCACGCCATTCATGAAATGGGAACGGCTAGAATGGGGCACGACCCTAAAACATCAGTCTTGAATAAACATAATCAAATTCATGCCGTACCTAATGTTTATGTTACCGATGGCGCTTGTATGACGTCTTCAGCGTATCAAAATCCGTCGTTAACATATATGGCATTGACCGCCAGGGCAGCACAGCATGCCGTTAATCAAATAAAAGGAAATCAGGATGCTTAG
- a CDS encoding gluconate 2-dehydrogenase subunit 3 family protein — MLRRDVLKTMPVILGGVVASSALFNVLVSCKEDSKSEHNTLSFLNKEQSIIIHHLVDIILPASDTVGALDVNVPLFIDRVLEQVLNKTEKEQFIKGQTYFENKFKSVFQKEVFQGDQAEFLELLTAYFEVSEDQQQEIFKILAKSEDDVENKELYYTYKYLTFIRYYTLYGYYTSKVVGKEILNYNPFPGAYEPCVALSEVGNSSSI, encoded by the coding sequence ATGCTTAGGAGAGACGTATTAAAAACCATGCCCGTTATTTTGGGTGGCGTTGTGGCATCATCTGCTTTGTTTAATGTTTTGGTATCTTGTAAAGAAGATTCTAAGTCAGAACATAACACTTTATCATTTTTAAATAAGGAACAAAGTATTATAATACATCATTTGGTTGATATTATCTTGCCGGCTTCAGATACGGTTGGGGCATTAGATGTTAATGTACCCCTGTTTATTGATCGTGTATTGGAACAAGTATTGAATAAAACAGAGAAAGAACAATTTATTAAAGGACAAACATATTTTGAGAATAAGTTTAAAAGTGTTTTTCAAAAGGAAGTTTTCCAAGGCGATCAAGCTGAATTCTTAGAATTATTAACGGCTTATTTTGAGGTTTCGGAAGACCAGCAACAGGAAATTTTTAAAATTCTGGCTAAGTCTGAAGACGACGTTGAAAACAAAGAATTATACTATACTTACAAATATTTAACGTTTATAAGGTATTATACGCTATATGGTTATTATACTTCGAAAGTAGTAGGTAAAGAAATTTTAAATTATAATCCGTTTCCGGGTGCTTATGAGCCCTGTGTAGCTTTGAGTGAGGTTGGGAATTCATCTTCCATTTAA
- a CDS encoding RNA methyltransferase, with product MDNFTNEYFGIGIQNGKTPENLGVLWRSAQNLGASFIFTIGNRYAKQACDTHNAVKAIPYFHYETFDDFFNNLPKGARLVGVELTDEAVPLETFHHPRRCVYLLGAEDHGLSKQAIEKSHFLVKFKSELSLNVSVAGSIVMYDRGIDKPRS from the coding sequence ATGGACAATTTTACAAATGAATACTTCGGAATAGGAATTCAAAATGGGAAAACACCTGAAAATTTAGGGGTGTTATGGCGTTCTGCTCAAAACTTAGGAGCCAGTTTTATTTTTACAATAGGTAACCGCTATGCTAAACAGGCTTGCGATACCCATAACGCCGTTAAAGCGATACCTTATTTTCATTACGAAACCTTCGACGATTTTTTTAATAATTTGCCAAAAGGCGCAAGATTAGTAGGAGTTGAACTTACCGATGAAGCCGTGCCTTTAGAAACCTTTCATCATCCAAGGCGTTGCGTTTATTTGTTAGGTGCCGAAGATCACGGATTGTCTAAACAAGCCATTGAAAAATCGCATTTTTTAGTGAAATTTAAATCCGAATTAAGCCTTAATGTTTCTGTTGCCGGAAGTATAGTAATGTACGATCGTGGTATAGATAAACCCAGATCTTAA